Proteins encoded within one genomic window of Mycolicibacterium monacense:
- a CDS encoding non-ribosomal peptide synthetase, whose amino-acid sequence MTDTTELTGVDDTARLELLRRRLTERGLSSQHPRGTEPSTRELSEGQQRMWFVQAADPSGALLNVCVSYRIRGAVDLAALRGALDAVARRHPVLRTTYAADDTGAPRPTVHADLRPAWAEHDLTGLANQSEQAQRLRLEVLAQREFAAPFDLSTDAPLRITMVHTGSDEYVMLLVAHHIAWDDGSWEVFFGDLTRAYAGEDLGEELEPHVPAVPRDAADDLAYWRRVMADPPEPLELPGPTGSAVPTGWRSARTGVALDADTARRVVDLARETGCTPYAVLLAVFGTLIHRYTHADDFLVATPVLNRGTGTEDRIGYYGNTVAMRLRPTTSMSFRDMLIQTRDTALGAFAHQGVNVDQVVRELNPDRRHGTERMTRVSFGFRGPDRFGFAPAGVHCERADLRSHLTQLPLGVMVEFDAEPSGGGAVVEVEHLVEIIEPALAQQLLDHFVVLLGSALDRPDTTLARLALMSAADAAWLHDVARGDHFDTPPRTLPDLIAAQAATTPDEIAVAYEGRHYTYREINEQANRVAHWLIGQGIGAEDRVAVLLDKSPELIVTALGVAKAGAVYVPVDPTYPEDRLAFILGDCDAKLVLREPVSGLDGTPAHDPTDADRVRPLLPDNTAYLIYTSGTTGLPKGVPVSHRPVAEYFVWFKADYQVDAKDRLLQVASPSFDVSIAEIFGMLACGARIVIHRPGGLNDIGYLTELLRDERITAMHFVPSLLGLFLSLPGVNQWRTLQRVPIGGEPLPGEVADKFHATFDALLHNFYGPTETVINASRYKVEGKQGTRIVPIGRPKINTQMHLLDDALQPVPVGVIGEIYIGGTHVAHGYHRRPGLTAERFVADPFTPGGRLYRSGDLARRNADGDIEFVGRADEQVKIRGFRIELGDVAAAISVDPSVGQAVVMVSELPNLGKSLVGYLTPVSGEDRDSVAVDRIRARVAAALPEYMVPAAYVVLDEVPITTHGKIDRAALPAPELTSTVDFREPGTDTEREMARLFGELLGRSANIGADDSFFDLGGHSLLATKLVAAVRTSCGVDIGVQEVFELATVAQLAGHVDALRAGGGGPARPRLMPLHLDGPAPLSSSQLRSWFAYRVDGPSVVNNIPFAARLRGPCDVDALVTAIGDVVNRHEILRTVYREIDGVPHQVVLPPEPVTVRRAHGDGEEWLRAELDRERAHVFDLEQDRPIRPAVLRVPDGVVLSVVMHHIAGDHWSATVLFADLLTAYRARAAGEAPAWAPLPLQYADFGAWQSALLADDAGIAGPQRDYWTRQLAGLPEETGLRPDFARPPVPSGRAGAVEFHIDGATRDKLTALCRELGVTEFMLLQAAVAVVLHKAGGGPDVPLGTPVAGRSEPELDQLVGFFINILVLRNDLRGNPTLREVCRRAREMALEAYAHQDLPFDQVVDAVSPVRTLARNPLFSVVVHVREQLPEDRVIAHGPDGDTTVTVLEPTFDAAHADLSLNFFASERGVDGGFSSGYRGHVIYRPELYSRETAQRFVGWLGRVVTAFADQPDLTLRDLEIGAPGEQRRILEQWGGGGVFVLDETLRPVPVGVVGDVYTAGGPLAAAHWGEAALTATRFVAHPYGADAGGRLHRTGDQARWSADGVLELVGAEGLAAEPAVRAAGHTAEPPATDTERALATLLADVLDVEVTRRHDDFFSLGGDSILAVQLAARARDAGLRLTARMVFEQPTLYDLAAAVDAAADVSGPAGDTAHAPMSASGLSADELAALTASWNASQEDTP is encoded by the coding sequence GTGACTGACACCACCGAGCTGACTGGTGTGGATGACACCGCCCGACTGGAACTGCTGCGCCGCAGGCTCACCGAGCGCGGGTTGTCGTCGCAGCACCCCAGAGGAACCGAACCCTCGACCCGTGAACTGTCCGAGGGGCAGCAGCGGATGTGGTTCGTCCAGGCCGCCGACCCGTCCGGCGCGCTGCTGAACGTCTGCGTGTCCTACCGCATCCGCGGCGCCGTCGACCTCGCCGCGTTGCGCGGCGCCCTCGACGCCGTCGCGCGCAGACATCCCGTCCTGCGAACCACCTACGCCGCCGACGACACCGGCGCACCGCGCCCGACCGTGCACGCCGACCTGCGTCCCGCCTGGGCCGAACACGACCTGACCGGTCTGGCCAACCAGTCCGAGCAGGCGCAGCGGCTCCGCCTCGAGGTCCTCGCCCAGCGTGAGTTCGCCGCGCCGTTCGACCTGTCCACCGACGCACCGTTGCGGATCACCATGGTGCACACCGGGAGCGACGAGTACGTCATGCTGCTGGTCGCCCACCACATCGCCTGGGACGACGGCTCGTGGGAGGTCTTCTTCGGCGATCTCACCCGTGCCTACGCCGGCGAGGACCTGGGGGAGGAGCTGGAGCCCCACGTGCCTGCGGTTCCCCGCGACGCGGCGGACGACCTCGCCTACTGGCGGCGGGTGATGGCCGATCCGCCCGAGCCACTGGAACTTCCCGGCCCGACCGGCTCGGCGGTGCCGACCGGTTGGCGGTCCGCGCGGACCGGTGTCGCGCTCGACGCCGACACCGCCCGGCGGGTCGTCGACCTGGCCCGCGAGACCGGATGCACGCCGTATGCGGTGCTGCTCGCGGTGTTCGGCACCTTGATCCACCGCTACACCCACGCCGACGACTTCCTCGTCGCCACCCCGGTGCTCAACCGCGGTACCGGCACGGAGGACCGGATCGGCTACTACGGCAACACCGTCGCGATGCGGCTGCGACCGACCACGTCGATGTCGTTCCGCGACATGCTGATCCAGACCCGCGACACCGCGCTCGGCGCCTTCGCGCACCAGGGCGTCAACGTCGACCAGGTGGTCCGCGAACTCAACCCGGACCGTCGGCACGGCACCGAGCGGATGACCAGGGTCAGCTTCGGCTTCCGGGGGCCCGACCGGTTCGGATTCGCCCCGGCCGGCGTCCACTGCGAGCGCGCCGACCTGCGTAGCCACCTCACCCAGCTGCCGCTGGGTGTGATGGTCGAGTTCGATGCGGAGCCCTCGGGTGGGGGTGCCGTGGTCGAGGTCGAGCACCTGGTGGAGATCATCGAACCCGCACTGGCCCAACAGCTTCTCGACCATTTCGTCGTACTGCTCGGCAGCGCCCTCGACCGGCCGGACACCACGCTGGCGCGGTTGGCGCTGATGAGCGCCGCCGACGCCGCGTGGCTGCACGACGTCGCCCGCGGTGACCACTTCGACACCCCGCCCCGCACACTGCCCGACCTGATCGCCGCCCAGGCCGCGACCACACCGGACGAGATCGCGGTGGCCTACGAGGGCCGCCACTACACCTACCGGGAGATCAACGAACAGGCCAACCGCGTCGCGCACTGGCTGATCGGCCAGGGCATCGGGGCCGAGGACCGCGTGGCGGTGCTCCTCGACAAATCTCCCGAGTTGATCGTCACCGCGCTGGGCGTGGCGAAGGCCGGTGCGGTGTACGTACCGGTCGACCCCACCTACCCGGAGGACCGGCTGGCGTTCATCCTCGGTGACTGCGACGCGAAACTCGTCCTGCGGGAACCGGTCAGCGGACTCGACGGGACACCCGCCCACGACCCGACCGACGCCGACCGGGTACGGCCGCTGCTACCCGACAACACCGCCTATCTGATCTACACCTCCGGCACCACCGGGCTGCCCAAGGGCGTTCCCGTATCCCACCGCCCGGTCGCGGAGTACTTCGTCTGGTTCAAGGCCGACTACCAGGTCGACGCCAAGGACCGGCTGCTGCAGGTCGCCTCGCCGAGCTTCGACGTGTCGATCGCCGAGATCTTCGGCATGCTCGCCTGCGGCGCGAGGATCGTCATCCACCGCCCGGGCGGGCTCAACGACATCGGCTATCTCACCGAGCTGCTCCGCGACGAGCGCATCACCGCAATGCATTTCGTGCCGTCGCTGCTCGGTCTGTTCCTGTCGCTGCCCGGGGTCAACCAGTGGCGCACCCTGCAGCGGGTGCCGATCGGCGGTGAGCCACTGCCCGGTGAGGTGGCCGACAAATTCCACGCCACCTTCGATGCGCTGCTACACAACTTCTACGGCCCCACCGAGACGGTGATCAACGCCAGCCGCTACAAGGTGGAGGGCAAACAGGGCACCCGCATCGTGCCGATCGGCCGTCCCAAGATCAACACCCAGATGCACCTGCTCGACGATGCGCTGCAGCCGGTGCCCGTCGGCGTCATCGGCGAGATCTACATCGGCGGAACGCATGTGGCGCACGGCTACCACCGCAGGCCGGGCCTGACCGCCGAACGCTTCGTCGCCGACCCGTTCACCCCCGGTGGCCGGCTCTACCGGTCGGGCGATCTGGCCCGCCGCAACGCCGACGGGGACATCGAATTCGTCGGACGCGCCGACGAACAGGTCAAGATCCGCGGATTCCGCATCGAACTCGGTGACGTGGCGGCCGCCATCTCCGTCGACCCGAGTGTCGGACAGGCCGTCGTGATGGTCAGCGAGCTGCCGAACCTGGGCAAGAGCCTGGTCGGTTACCTGACCCCGGTGAGCGGTGAGGACCGCGACTCGGTGGCCGTCGACCGCATCCGTGCGCGGGTGGCCGCGGCGCTGCCCGAGTACATGGTGCCCGCGGCGTACGTCGTGCTCGACGAGGTCCCGATCACCACCCACGGCAAGATCGACCGCGCCGCGCTGCCCGCACCGGAGCTCACCTCGACCGTCGACTTCCGTGAACCCGGGACCGACACCGAACGCGAGATGGCCCGGCTGTTCGGCGAACTGCTCGGCCGCAGCGCGAACATCGGCGCCGACGATTCGTTCTTCGACCTCGGCGGGCACTCGCTGCTCGCCACCAAACTCGTTGCCGCCGTCCGCACCTCATGCGGGGTCGACATCGGCGTCCAGGAGGTCTTCGAACTGGCCACGGTGGCGCAGCTCGCCGGGCACGTCGACGCCCTGCGCGCGGGCGGGGGCGGGCCGGCACGACCACGGCTGATGCCGCTGCACCTCGACGGGCCCGCACCGCTGTCGTCGTCGCAGCTGCGGTCCTGGTTCGCCTACCGCGTCGACGGGCCCAGCGTGGTCAACAACATCCCGTTCGCCGCGCGGCTGCGGGGCCCGTGCGACGTCGACGCCCTGGTCACCGCGATCGGTGACGTGGTCAACCGTCACGAGATCCTGCGCACCGTGTACCGCGAAATCGACGGGGTGCCGCACCAGGTCGTGCTGCCACCGGAGCCGGTGACCGTGCGCCGCGCCCACGGCGACGGTGAGGAGTGGCTGCGCGCCGAACTCGACCGCGAACGCGCCCACGTCTTCGACCTCGAGCAGGACCGGCCGATCCGCCCCGCCGTGCTGCGCGTGCCCGACGGTGTCGTGCTGTCGGTGGTGATGCACCACATCGCCGGTGACCACTGGTCGGCGACGGTACTGTTCGCCGATCTGCTGACCGCCTACCGGGCGCGCGCCGCGGGTGAAGCTCCCGCGTGGGCACCGCTTCCCCTGCAGTACGCCGACTTCGGCGCCTGGCAGTCGGCGCTTCTCGCCGACGACGCCGGCATCGCCGGACCGCAGCGCGACTACTGGACCCGACAGCTGGCGGGCCTGCCGGAGGAGACCGGGCTGCGACCCGACTTCGCGCGGCCGCCGGTGCCCAGCGGACGGGCCGGGGCGGTCGAATTCCACATCGACGGGGCGACCCGCGACAAGCTCACGGCGCTGTGCCGCGAACTCGGCGTCACCGAGTTCATGCTGCTGCAGGCGGCGGTGGCCGTGGTGTTGCACAAGGCGGGCGGCGGTCCCGACGTTCCGCTGGGCACCCCGGTGGCCGGCCGGTCCGAACCCGAACTCGACCAGCTGGTCGGGTTCTTCATCAACATCCTGGTGCTGCGCAACGACCTTCGGGGCAACCCCACGCTACGCGAGGTGTGCCGTCGCGCCCGCGAGATGGCGCTGGAGGCCTACGCCCACCAGGATCTGCCGTTCGACCAGGTGGTCGACGCGGTCAGCCCGGTGCGCACCCTGGCGCGCAACCCGCTGTTCAGCGTCGTGGTGCACGTGCGCGAACAGCTGCCCGAGGACCGGGTGATCGCCCATGGCCCCGACGGCGACACGACCGTCACGGTGCTCGAGCCGACGTTCGACGCCGCGCACGCGGACCTGTCGCTGAACTTCTTCGCCTCCGAAAGGGGGGTGGACGGCGGCTTCTCGAGCGGATACCGGGGCCACGTCATCTACCGCCCGGAGCTCTACAGCCGCGAGACCGCACAGCGGTTCGTCGGCTGGCTGGGCCGTGTGGTGACGGCGTTCGCCGACCAGCCGGACCTCACGCTGCGAGATCTCGAGATCGGTGCGCCCGGGGAGCAGCGGCGCATCCTCGAACAGTGGGGCGGCGGAGGCGTATTCGTGCTCGACGAGACGCTGCGGCCGGTGCCCGTCGGGGTGGTCGGCGACGTCTACACCGCGGGCGGCCCGCTGGCCGCCGCGCACTGGGGCGAAGCCGCGCTGACCGCGACGCGGTTCGTCGCCCACCCCTACGGTGCGGATGCCGGTGGGCGGCTGCACCGTACGGGTGATCAGGCCCGCTGGAGCGCCGACGGCGTCCTCGAACTGGTCGGCGCGGAGGGCCTCGCCGCCGAACCGGCGGTGCGGGCGGCCGGTCACACCGCGGAACCACCTGCGACCGACACCGAACGGGCGCTGGCCACCCTGCTCGCCGACGTGCTCGACGTCGAGGTCACCAGGCGACACGACGACTTCTTCAGCCTCGGCGGGGACAGCATCCTCGCCGTGCAGCTGGCCGCCCGCGCCCGCGACGCGGGCCTTCGGCTGACCGCTCGGATGGTGTTCGAACAACCCACGCTGTACGACCTCGCCGCCGCCGTCGACGCCGCGGCGGACGTGTCCGGACCCGCGGGGGACACCGCCCACGCACCGATGAGCGCCTCGGGCCTGTCCGCGGACGAACTCGCGGCGCTGACGGCGTCGTGGAACGCGTCGCAGGAGGACACGCCGTGA